The following coding sequences lie in one Acidimicrobiales bacterium genomic window:
- a CDS encoding DMT family transporter, whose translation MHVRAHLAVAAAGVLFGTTFVVVQDAVRHVEPVPFLAVRFLIGAVALAPFALRAPRQPGRTKAGLLCGVALLVGYLFQTIGLQYTTASVSAFVTYLLVVIVPVLAAVVLRRPPSRRVAAGVVLAAVGLFFLTGATDIGFGRGEALTLGCAFAFAVHILLLSELSPRFDTMALTAVQLAFVGLVCLAIGGLDLTARAWAAAAYTGVTASAVAFVLQVYGQRRVGPTRTSLLLMMEPVSAAVLGYATGEGLAALALVGAVLILGGVAVAETAPE comes from the coding sequence ATGCACGTGCGCGCCCACCTCGCCGTCGCCGCCGCGGGCGTGCTGTTCGGAACCACGTTCGTGGTGGTGCAGGACGCCGTGCGCCACGTGGAGCCCGTCCCCTTCCTCGCCGTCCGCTTCCTCATCGGGGCGGTGGCGCTGGCGCCGTTCGCGCTGCGGGCACCGCGCCAGCCCGGTCGCACCAAGGCGGGGCTGCTGTGCGGCGTCGCCCTCCTGGTCGGGTACCTGTTCCAGACCATCGGCTTGCAGTACACGACGGCCTCGGTGTCGGCCTTCGTCACCTACCTGCTGGTAGTGATCGTGCCGGTGTTGGCGGCCGTCGTGCTGCGCCGGCCGCCGTCGCGTCGGGTGGCGGCGGGCGTCGTCCTGGCGGCCGTCGGCTTGTTCTTCCTGACCGGCGCCACCGACATCGGCTTCGGCCGCGGCGAGGCGCTCACCCTCGGCTGCGCCTTTGCCTTCGCCGTGCACATCCTGCTGCTGTCGGAACTGTCGCCCCGCTTCGACACCATGGCGCTGACCGCCGTGCAGCTGGCCTTCGTCGGCCTCGTCTGCCTGGCCATCGGCGGGCTCGACCTCACCGCCCGGGCATGGGCGGCGGCCGCCTACACCGGCGTGACCGCGTCGGCCGTGGCCTTCGTCCTCCAGGTCTACGGCCAGCGCCGGGTCGGCCCCACCCGCACCTCGTTGCTGCTGATGATGGAACCGGTGAGCGCGGCCGTGCTCGGCTACGCCACCGGCGAAGGCCTTGCGGCGCTGGCGCTGGTCGGCGCCGTGCTCATCCTCGGAGGCGTCGCCGTAGCCGAGACTGCGCCAGAATGA
- a CDS encoding DUF455 family protein, producing the protein MKRHMQATELARDERFVRLSTEDRFSDPRQVPREPGGKRRPGVQLKPERHESPDAARAMMHAIFTGEIQALEGAGRTCWDFEVGPDAPFELKLDMARQCWDEARHCEISVKLGDWMGTEVGEYAENVILFEAACNPDPVLRLTGVNRALEGLAIDVFNTMRDYGQATDDPVLEFCEDWMLADEVTHVKMGSDWLRRLTADAPERRARALEFQRVVDKLFSAGGFRGDEDDSPVKLARRFREMAGFTTDEVDEISELSRQARAEADAR; encoded by the coding sequence ATGAAGCGGCACATGCAGGCAACCGAGCTGGCCCGTGACGAACGGTTCGTGCGGCTCAGCACCGAGGACCGGTTCAGCGACCCCCGGCAGGTCCCCCGCGAACCTGGCGGGAAGCGCCGGCCGGGCGTGCAGCTCAAGCCCGAACGACACGAGTCACCCGACGCAGCGCGGGCGATGATGCATGCCATCTTCACCGGCGAGATCCAGGCGCTCGAAGGCGCGGGCCGCACCTGTTGGGACTTCGAGGTCGGCCCCGACGCCCCCTTCGAACTCAAGCTCGACATGGCCCGGCAGTGCTGGGACGAAGCCCGCCACTGTGAGATCTCGGTGAAGCTGGGCGACTGGATGGGCACCGAGGTGGGGGAGTACGCCGAGAACGTCATCCTCTTCGAAGCGGCCTGCAACCCCGACCCCGTGCTGCGGCTCACCGGCGTGAACCGTGCCCTCGAAGGACTCGCCATCGACGTCTTCAACACCATGCGCGACTACGGCCAGGCCACCGACGACCCCGTGCTCGAGTTCTGCGAGGACTGGATGCTGGCCGACGAGGTCACCCACGTGAAGATGGGCTCCGACTGGCTGCGCCGGCTCACCGCCGACGCCCCTGAACGACGGGCTCGCGCCTTGGAGTTCCAGAGGGTGGTCGACAAGCTGTTCTCGGCCGGAGGCTTCCGGGGCGACGAGGACGACAGCCCGGTGAAGCTGGCCCGCCGGTTCCGGGAGATGGCGGGCTTCACCACCGACGAGGTCGACGAGATCTCCGAGCTTTCCCGGCAGGCCCGGGCCGAAGCCGACGCCCGCTGA
- a CDS encoding putative quinol monooxygenase translates to MTGDDGVTLVTLAFEAADADRLAAVLARYVVLSRSHEGCRNIDLCHSALRPERFVIIEKWESSEAQRAHLDSPEFAALARACEGLLAKPPDIDLLDGVSAHDLA, encoded by the coding sequence GTGACGGGCGACGACGGGGTCACGCTGGTGACGCTGGCCTTCGAGGCGGCCGACGCCGATCGGCTGGCCGCCGTACTGGCGCGCTACGTGGTGCTGAGCCGGTCGCACGAGGGCTGCCGCAACATCGACCTGTGCCACTCGGCGCTGCGGCCCGAGCGCTTCGTGATCATCGAGAAGTGGGAGTCGTCGGAGGCCCAACGAGCCCACCTCGACTCGCCCGAGTTCGCCGCCTTGGCGCGTGCGTGCGAGGGGTTGCTGGCGAAGCCCCCCGACATCGACCTACTCGACGGGGTGTCGGCTCACGACTTGGCGTAA
- a CDS encoding sigma-70 family RNA polymerase sigma factor, whose product MAKERVERDEEDLVRLYLTDIGQYALLTKDDEVRLAQAIEAGNAARAEVEKRGKDIPAARRRELRRQVQAGDDAQRAFVQSNLRLVVSIAKKYQASGLPLLDLIQEGNLGLMHAVEKFDWRKGFKFSTYATWWIRQAITRGIANTGRTIRLPVHAGDTLARLQKARSRLELKLGRPATLTELSVEVEMPEDKVTEALRFAAEPLSLSEPLREDGDAELGDVVEDRAAESPFEMAAAALLREEIARLLDPLDDREREILRLRFGLDRGEPRTLEEVGEHFNLTRERIRQIEARAMSKLRHPSSDTGARDLLTV is encoded by the coding sequence TTGGCGAAGGAGCGTGTGGAGCGCGACGAGGAAGACCTCGTTCGCCTCTACCTCACGGACATCGGGCAGTACGCACTGCTCACCAAGGACGATGAGGTTCGCCTCGCCCAGGCCATCGAAGCCGGCAATGCCGCCCGGGCCGAAGTGGAGAAGAGGGGCAAGGACATCCCCGCCGCCCGCCGCCGTGAGCTGCGACGTCAGGTGCAGGCCGGCGACGACGCCCAGCGGGCATTCGTGCAGTCCAACCTGCGGCTGGTCGTGTCCATCGCCAAGAAGTACCAGGCGTCCGGCCTGCCGCTGCTCGACCTGATCCAAGAGGGCAACCTCGGCCTCATGCACGCAGTCGAGAAGTTCGACTGGCGCAAAGGCTTCAAGTTCTCGACCTACGCCACCTGGTGGATTCGCCAGGCCATCACCCGCGGCATCGCCAACACCGGCCGCACCATTCGCCTGCCCGTCCACGCGGGCGACACGTTGGCCCGGCTGCAAAAAGCCCGCTCCCGTTTGGAGCTGAAGCTGGGCCGTCCCGCCACGCTGACTGAGCTGTCAGTGGAGGTCGAGATGCCCGAGGACAAGGTCACCGAGGCGCTGCGTTTTGCCGCCGAGCCGTTGTCGCTGTCGGAGCCCTTGCGGGAAGACGGCGACGCCGAGCTGGGCGACGTGGTCGAGGACCGGGCCGCCGAATCGCCGTTCGAGATGGCCGCCGCCGCCTTGTTGCGCGAGGAGATCGCCCGCCTGCTCGACCCGCTCGACGACCGCGAGCGCGAGATCCTGCGGCTGCGCTTCGGCCTCGACCGGGGCGAGCCCCGCACGCTCGAAGAGGTGGGCGAGCACTTCAACCTCACCCGGGAGCGCATCCGCCAGATCGAGGCGCGTGCCATGTCGAAGCTGCGCCATCCCTCCAGCGACACGGGAGCCCGCGACCTGCTCACCGTGTGA
- a CDS encoding HAD-IB family hydrolase — translation MEAAFFDLDKTVIAKASMVAFGRPFYNEGLISRRHVARAMYGQLVYMHLGAGEQKLARIRESVLRLTRGWDQERVRRIVRETLEETVEPIIYAEAAELIAEHRAAGRRVFIISASPEEIVQPLAEYLGVDEAIASRAQVDAEGRYTGEMAFYAYGPFKADAMHEVAEREDIDLAASYAYSDSYTDAPMLEVVGHPVVVNPDRVLLKLARERGWEVRHFTRPVPLRTRRVPTPPPGPTVALGGVAAAAAGAALVWWRWRGGTTPPPPPTRWERVTRRAASWQLPHRGPRG, via the coding sequence ATGGAGGCGGCCTTCTTCGACCTGGACAAGACCGTCATCGCCAAAGCGTCGATGGTCGCCTTCGGCCGTCCCTTCTACAACGAGGGGCTCATCTCGCGGCGCCACGTGGCCCGGGCCATGTACGGCCAGCTCGTCTACATGCACCTCGGCGCGGGCGAGCAAAAGCTGGCCCGCATCCGCGAGTCGGTGCTTCGCCTGACCCGAGGGTGGGACCAGGAGCGGGTGCGGCGCATCGTGCGCGAAACCCTGGAGGAGACGGTCGAGCCCATCATCTACGCCGAGGCCGCCGAACTGATCGCCGAGCACCGGGCGGCGGGGCGGCGGGTGTTCATCATCTCGGCCTCGCCCGAGGAGATCGTGCAGCCGCTGGCCGAGTACCTGGGCGTCGACGAGGCCATCGCCAGCCGAGCCCAGGTGGACGCCGAGGGCCGCTACACCGGCGAGATGGCGTTCTACGCCTACGGCCCGTTCAAGGCCGACGCCATGCACGAGGTTGCCGAGCGCGAGGACATCGACCTGGCGGCGTCCTACGCCTACTCCGACTCCTACACCGACGCCCCCATGCTGGAGGTCGTCGGCCATCCCGTGGTGGTGAACCCCGACCGGGTGCTGCTCAAGCTGGCGCGGGAACGGGGGTGGGAGGTGCGCCACTTCACCCGGCCCGTCCCTCTGCGGACGCGGCGAGTGCCGACGCCGCCGCCGGGACCGACGGTCGCGCTCGGCGGCGTTGCCGCCGCTGCTGCCGGCGCCGCCTTGGTGTGGTGGCGGTGGCGAGGGGGCACGACGCCGCCCCCGCCGCCGACGCGGTGGGAGCGGGTTACTCGACGCGCAGCTTCTTGGCAGCTACCGCACCGAGGGCCACGAGGATGA
- a CDS encoding CpaF family protein yields MSRAARDELRARVHRRLLAETSVASPAELVVEEAPLLPSAEVARVVDDVLADMHGLGRLDRLLADASVSEVIVNGDGRVWVEREGRLAVVAEGLSHGEIHHLVEKIVAPLGLRADRSSPLVDARLPDGSRVNAVLPPLAVDGPCLTVRRFPAASLGIADFCPPPVAAFLRWAVAARCNIVVTGATSSGKTSLLGALASGVVAGERVVTVEDAAELRLQCDHVVRLEARPANAEGAGEVTVRDLVRNALRMRPDRIVVGEVRGSEAFDMVQAMNTGHDGSLSTCHANGPVDALRRVETLALLAGTGLPVEAVREQLLAAVDLVVHVARGRDGRRSVTEVCEPVLPAADESAVCRVRRLAGPTAVVAPPTRPPRDVSVPPFEEAA; encoded by the coding sequence GTGAGCCGGGCTGCCCGTGACGAACTGCGGGCACGCGTGCATCGACGGCTGTTGGCCGAAACGTCCGTTGCCTCGCCCGCTGAACTGGTGGTCGAAGAGGCGCCGCTGCTCCCCTCGGCGGAGGTGGCAAGGGTGGTCGACGACGTGCTGGCCGACATGCACGGGCTTGGGCGGCTCGACCGGCTGTTGGCCGACGCATCGGTGAGCGAGGTGATCGTCAACGGCGACGGCCGGGTGTGGGTCGAGCGCGAGGGGCGGCTGGCCGTGGTGGCCGAGGGGCTGTCGCACGGCGAGATCCACCACCTGGTGGAAAAGATCGTGGCCCCGCTGGGCCTGCGGGCCGACCGGTCGTCGCCACTGGTCGACGCCCGCTTGCCCGACGGCTCTCGGGTCAACGCCGTGCTGCCGCCTCTGGCCGTCGACGGGCCGTGCCTGACCGTGCGCCGTTTCCCTGCCGCGTCGCTCGGCATCGCCGACTTCTGCCCGCCGCCTGTGGCGGCGTTCCTGCGCTGGGCGGTGGCAGCCCGTTGCAACATCGTGGTCACCGGGGCCACCTCGTCGGGCAAGACCAGCCTGCTCGGGGCGCTGGCGTCCGGGGTGGTGGCGGGGGAGCGAGTGGTGACGGTGGAGGACGCCGCCGAACTGCGCCTGCAGTGCGACCACGTGGTGCGCCTCGAGGCGCGGCCCGCCAACGCCGAAGGGGCCGGGGAGGTGACGGTGCGCGACCTGGTGCGCAACGCCCTGCGCATGCGCCCCGACCGGATCGTGGTGGGCGAGGTCCGGGGCAGCGAGGCCTTCGACATGGTCCAGGCCATGAACACCGGCCACGACGGGTCGCTGTCGACCTGCCACGCCAACGGCCCCGTCGACGCGCTGCGGCGGGTGGAGACGCTGGCGCTGCTGGCGGGCACGGGGTTGCCTGTCGAGGCGGTGCGGGAGCAGCTGCTGGCCGCCGTCGACCTCGTGGTCCACGTGGCCCGCGGGCGCGACGGCCGCCGCTCGGTCACCGAGGTGTGCGAGCCCGTGCTGCCGGCAGCCGACGAGTCCGCCGTGTGCCGGGTGCGTCGCCTGGCCGGGCCGACGGCTGTGGTCGCGCCGCCAACTCGTCCGCCGCGGGATGTGTCGGTGCCGCCCTTCGAGGAGGCGGCGTGA
- a CDS encoding type II secretion system F family protein has translation MRTGIAVVALVVPAAALLRGLARARWRRTVHVAASVPGWFVRRAEEGGLPVDPAWRLWRGAALGVLPLAVLAPPALALLAAALVGSAPFVAAGPLRTRCERKVDAALPGVLDAVARSLRSGASLRQALADAAVATPGRLGDDLHVVARATSAGIPLSEALEGWGRRCPRPGVLLAVAALCLAIETGGASARAVDGVAATLRRRLDAQDEALSLSAQARASAAVLAGAPLVVCLVTVVAGGPAARFLLETPLGVACLLAGLSLDGLGGLWMARLTRPAGARR, from the coding sequence GTGAGGACGGGCATCGCCGTGGTCGCGCTCGTCGTCCCCGCCGCGGCCCTGTTGCGCGGCCTGGCACGCGCCCGGTGGCGCCGCACGGTCCATGTCGCAGCGTCCGTGCCGGGCTGGTTCGTCCGGCGTGCCGAGGAGGGCGGCCTCCCGGTCGATCCCGCCTGGCGCCTCTGGCGGGGCGCGGCGTTGGGCGTGCTCCCGCTCGCCGTCCTGGCACCACCCGCACTGGCACTGCTCGCCGCTGCCCTTGTGGGCTCTGCCCCGTTCGTGGCGGCCGGTCCGCTGCGCACCCGGTGCGAGCGCAAGGTCGACGCTGCCCTGCCCGGCGTGCTCGACGCCGTGGCCCGCTCGCTCCGATCCGGCGCGTCGCTCCGGCAGGCGTTGGCCGACGCTGCGGTAGCCACCCCGGGGCGACTGGGTGACGACCTCCATGTCGTCGCGCGGGCGACGTCGGCCGGGATCCCGTTGTCCGAGGCCCTGGAGGGGTGGGGAAGGCGGTGCCCCCGCCCCGGCGTCCTGCTGGCGGTGGCGGCGTTGTGCCTGGCCATCGAAACCGGCGGCGCTTCCGCCCGAGCGGTCGACGGGGTGGCCGCCACCCTCCGCCGTCGCCTCGACGCCCAGGACGAGGCGCTGTCGCTCTCGGCCCAGGCCCGGGCGTCGGCTGCCGTGCTCGCCGGCGCGCCCCTCGTGGTCTGCCTCGTGACGGTCGTGGCGGGCGGCCCGGCGGCCCGGTTCCTGCTCGAAACCCCGTTGGGCGTCGCCTGCCTGCTGGCAGGCCTGTCGCTCGACGGGCTCGGTGGCCTCTGGATGGCCCGCCTCACCCGACCCGCCGGAGCCCGCCGGTGA
- a CDS encoding type II secretion system F family protein: protein MTLLFLLVAAATAGLVLAVAVHLRPVPTRSIPLPAPDPHGGRDPPRATALSVAALGVGVVVAVAFGPLGVAASAAVVLGRPHLKTRRHARRRREAVEAELAEVVDLLSLAVRAGMTVPHAVAAVARRATGPLATELARVVDQTTRGRRFADALDELPERAGEPARPLAATLADCERYGSPVGEALERLAADARERQRRAAEQAARRLPVALLFPLVLCILPAFALLAVAPLIADAVLALRP from the coding sequence GTGACCCTCCTGTTCCTCCTCGTGGCCGCGGCGACGGCAGGGCTTGTCCTCGCCGTGGCCGTCCACCTGCGGCCCGTGCCGACACGGTCGATCCCCCTGCCGGCGCCCGATCCCCACGGGGGCCGCGACCCGCCTCGGGCCACCGCCCTGTCCGTCGCCGCCCTCGGCGTCGGCGTCGTGGTGGCCGTTGCCTTCGGTCCACTCGGCGTCGCAGCCTCGGCCGCGGTGGTGTTGGGGCGGCCGCACCTCAAAACACGTCGACATGCCCGCCGACGGCGGGAGGCCGTCGAGGCCGAGCTGGCCGAAGTGGTCGATCTGCTGTCGCTGGCGGTGCGCGCAGGCATGACGGTCCCGCACGCGGTGGCCGCCGTGGCTCGCCGCGCTACCGGACCGCTCGCCACCGAGTTGGCGCGGGTCGTCGACCAGACCACACGCGGGCGGCGTTTCGCCGACGCCCTCGACGAACTGCCCGAGCGGGCGGGTGAGCCCGCGCGCCCGTTGGCGGCCACCTTGGCCGACTGCGAGCGCTACGGCTCACCGGTAGGCGAGGCGCTCGAACGCCTGGCCGCCGACGCCCGCGAGCGGCAGCGCCGCGCCGCCGAGCAGGCCGCCCGCCGGCTCCCCGTGGCCCTCCTCTTCCCCCTGGTGCTCTGCATCCTCCCGGCCTTCGCGCTCCTTGCCGTGGCCCCACTCATCGCCGACGCCGTCCTGGCGTTGCGCCCCTGA
- a CDS encoding TadE family protein, translated as MTRRRATSPDEAGQAAVELALVLPILLAVVFLLAQVGLLARDRVLVVHAAREAARAAAVEPTTEAAREAALRTRGLDPKKISVATRREGRSITAIVSYRAVTNVRFLGRNLPEISMKEQVTGYVED; from the coding sequence GTGACCCGGCGGCGGGCGACGAGTCCTGACGAGGCGGGCCAGGCCGCCGTCGAGTTGGCGTTGGTGCTGCCGATCCTGCTCGCCGTGGTGTTCCTGCTCGCCCAGGTCGGGCTGTTGGCCCGGGACCGGGTGCTCGTCGTCCATGCAGCCCGCGAGGCGGCGCGGGCTGCAGCCGTCGAGCCCACCACCGAGGCTGCTCGGGAAGCCGCCCTGCGCACCCGCGGGCTCGACCCGAAAAAAATTTCTGTGGCGACTCGGCGGGAGGGCCGGTCGATTACCGCGATCGTTTCGTACCGGGCCGTCACGAATGTCCGATTCCTGGGCCGAAATCTGCCGGAAATTTCGATGAAAGAGCAGGTGACAGGCTATGTCGAGGACTAG
- a CDS encoding sortase, with protein sequence MDVLVRFLRTHRWARRALPALTIALIVAAAGMLGYPFYTNLYQDRKQSELGRQFASPKLKDAYRNGSLQVGDALTRIKIPKLGVDVVVVEGVTPAALRAGAGHYPHTPLPCEAGNVAIAGHRTTYGKPFANVDRLAPGDTIILETPVGSCTYEITREPFITTPKDTSVVANDVAASTLTLTSCHPKHSAKQRIIIKATMAKGSKTTA encoded by the coding sequence TTGGACGTCCTGGTCCGCTTCCTGCGCACCCACCGCTGGGCCCGGCGGGCGCTGCCCGCGCTCACCATCGCCTTGATCGTCGCCGCCGCCGGGATGCTGGGCTATCCCTTCTACACGAACCTCTACCAGGACCGGAAGCAGAGCGAGTTGGGCCGGCAGTTCGCCAGCCCCAAGCTCAAGGACGCCTACCGCAACGGCTCCCTACAGGTCGGTGACGCCCTCACCCGCATCAAGATCCCCAAGCTGGGGGTCGATGTCGTGGTGGTGGAAGGCGTGACGCCCGCCGCCCTGCGAGCCGGGGCCGGCCATTACCCGCACACCCCGCTGCCGTGCGAGGCGGGCAACGTCGCCATCGCGGGCCATCGCACCACCTACGGCAAGCCGTTCGCCAACGTCGACCGCCTGGCGCCGGGCGACACCATCATCCTGGAGACGCCGGTCGGCTCGTGCACCTACGAAATCACCCGCGAGCCGTTCATCACCACACCCAAGGACACGAGCGTGGTGGCCAACGACGTCGCCGCCAGCACGTTGACCCTGACCAGCTGCCACCCCAAGCACTCGGCCAAGCAGCGCATCATCATCAAGGCGACCATGGCGAAGGGCAGCAAGACCACCGCATGA
- a CDS encoding DEAD/DEAH box helicase, with the protein MHDLAALVQSIAADGRLVHLERIPARPARVAELSTALPPEVADRLPGGGLWTHQAAAVELARAGQSVAVATGTASGKSLCYQVPIAEAVLDGAKGTALAIYPTKALAQDQLRAFAALDVPGMAPAVYDGDTPEEQRRWVRRHANVVLTNPDMLHIGILPAHARWATFLMRLRYVVLDELHTLRGIFGTHVAQVLRRLRRLCAHYGSSPTFVFGSATIGKPGELASALCGLPVAEVTDDGSPRGERLFGVWQPPLLDAESGARESSNKETALVLASLVQEGYRAIAFTRSRKGAELVAASAKSRLPDKLASSVRPYRGGYLATERREIERLLFGGELRGVAATNALELGIDVGSLDACILNGFPGTIASMWQQAGRAGRAQQRSLAVLVAGEDALDQWFCAHPAELFARSPEPAVVNPSNPFVLDPHVACAAFELPLTHDDDRWWGDDLDESITRLVRADVLRLRNGRAVYARPERPAAQVGLRTGTNEEYGIVSAEGQLIGTVDKSRAFSSVHPGAVYLHQGQHYRVERLDLEDRTAWVEPLDPSEITQARTDTDIRILGEERAVTVGRARLAVGPVEVTERVTGYQRKDLRTGEVLGEEPLDLPPSVLLTRAFWYTVDEGVLSDAGLVAAQVPGTLHAAEHAGIGMLPLFTICDRWDVGGVSTALQADTMRPTIVIYDGYPGGAGIAELGFAAAERHLAATLEAIEACPCASGCPSCVQSPKCGNLNDPLDKGGAIAFLRTVLAPPRTRGRFRLGGRG; encoded by the coding sequence ATGCACGACCTGGCGGCCCTGGTGCAGTCGATCGCAGCCGACGGCCGGCTCGTGCACCTGGAGCGCATCCCGGCCCGCCCCGCCCGGGTGGCAGAGCTGTCGACAGCGTTGCCCCCGGAGGTGGCGGACCGGTTGCCGGGCGGCGGATTGTGGACCCACCAGGCCGCCGCCGTGGAGCTCGCCCGGGCCGGGCAGTCGGTGGCGGTGGCGACGGGCACGGCCTCAGGCAAGTCGCTCTGTTACCAGGTGCCGATCGCCGAGGCCGTGCTCGACGGGGCCAAGGGCACGGCGCTCGCCATCTACCCGACGAAGGCGCTGGCCCAGGACCAGCTGCGAGCGTTCGCGGCCCTGGACGTGCCGGGCATGGCTCCCGCCGTCTACGACGGCGACACGCCCGAGGAGCAGCGCCGGTGGGTGCGCCGCCACGCCAACGTGGTGCTCACCAACCCCGACATGCTCCACATTGGAATCCTCCCGGCCCATGCCCGGTGGGCCACGTTCCTCATGCGCCTGCGCTACGTGGTGCTCGACGAACTGCACACGTTGCGGGGCATCTTCGGCACCCATGTGGCCCAGGTGCTGCGACGGCTGCGGCGGCTGTGCGCCCACTACGGCTCGTCGCCGACGTTCGTCTTCGGCTCGGCCACCATCGGCAAGCCCGGCGAGCTCGCCTCGGCGTTGTGCGGGCTGCCGGTGGCCGAGGTGACCGACGACGGTTCGCCCCGAGGCGAGCGACTGTTCGGCGTGTGGCAGCCACCCCTGCTCGACGCCGAGAGCGGGGCGCGCGAGTCGTCGAACAAGGAGACGGCGCTGGTGCTGGCGTCGTTGGTGCAGGAGGGCTACCGGGCCATCGCCTTCACCCGGTCGCGCAAGGGGGCGGAACTGGTGGCGGCGTCGGCCAAGTCGCGGTTGCCCGACAAGTTGGCGTCGTCGGTACGGCCCTACCGGGGCGGCTACCTGGCTACCGAGCGGCGGGAGATCGAGCGGCTGCTGTTCGGCGGCGAGTTGCGGGGGGTGGCGGCCACCAATGCGTTGGAGTTGGGCATCGACGTGGGCTCACTCGACGCCTGCATCCTCAACGGCTTCCCCGGGACCATCGCCTCGATGTGGCAGCAGGCGGGGCGGGCGGGTCGTGCGCAGCAGCGGTCGTTGGCGGTGTTGGTGGCGGGCGAGGACGCGTTGGACCAATGGTTCTGCGCCCATCCGGCCGAGTTGTTCGCCCGGTCCCCGGAGCCCGCGGTGGTGAACCCGTCGAACCCCTTCGTGCTCGACCCCCATGTGGCGTGCGCGGCGTTCGAACTGCCGTTGACCCACGACGACGACCGGTGGTGGGGCGACGACCTGGACGAGTCGATCACCCGCTTGGTGCGGGCCGACGTGCTGCGCCTGCGCAACGGCCGGGCCGTGTACGCCCGGCCGGAACGGCCTGCCGCTCAGGTGGGGCTGCGCACGGGGACCAACGAGGAGTACGGCATCGTGTCGGCCGAGGGGCAGTTGATCGGCACCGTCGACAAGAGCCGGGCCTTCTCGTCAGTGCACCCCGGCGCCGTGTACCTGCACCAGGGGCAGCACTACCGGGTGGAGCGGCTCGACCTGGAGGACCGCACAGCATGGGTGGAGCCGCTCGACCCCTCCGAGATCACCCAGGCCCGCACCGACACCGACATCCGCATCCTCGGTGAAGAGCGGGCGGTCACAGTGGGACGGGCCCGGCTGGCGGTGGGGCCGGTGGAGGTGACCGAGCGGGTCACCGGCTACCAGCGCAAGGACCTGCGCACCGGTGAGGTGCTGGGCGAGGAGCCCCTGGACCTGCCGCCGTCGGTGCTGCTGACGCGGGCGTTCTGGTACACCGTCGACGAGGGCGTGCTCTCCGACGCCGGCTTGGTGGCCGCCCAGGTGCCGGGCACCCTGCACGCGGCCGAGCACGCCGGAATCGGCATGCTGCCGCTGTTCACCATCTGCGACCGCTGGGACGTGGGCGGGGTGTCGACGGCGTTGCAGGCCGACACCATGCGCCCGACCATCGTCATCTACGACGGCTACCCCGGCGGGGCAGGGATCGCCGAGCTCGGCTTTGCGGCCGCCGAGCGGCACCTGGCGGCCACGCTGGAGGCCATCGAGGCGTGCCCGTGCGCCTCGGGGTGCCCGTCGTGCGTGCAGTCGCCCAAGTGCGGCAACCTCAACGACCCCTTGGACAAGGGCGGGGCAATTGCCTTCCTGCGCACGGTGTTGGCCCCGCCTCGAACCCGAGGCCGCTTCCGGCTCGGCGGGCGCGGCTGA
- a CDS encoding STAS domain-containing protein — MDLGLEVDPDRNGYTILSVRGEVDVYTAPRLREKLVELVSEGKYKIVVDLEGVDFLDSTGLGVLVGGLKRLRSHDGDLTLVCTQHRILKVFEITGLTKVFAIHESVDAAVAA, encoded by the coding sequence ATGGATCTCGGTCTCGAGGTGGACCCGGACCGCAACGGGTACACGATCCTGTCCGTTCGCGGCGAGGTCGACGTGTACACCGCACCCCGCCTTCGGGAGAAGCTCGTTGAGCTCGTCAGCGAGGGCAAGTACAAGATCGTCGTCGACCTCGAAGGCGTCGACTTCCTCGACTCCACCGGGCTCGGCGTCCTCGTCGGCGGCTTGAAGCGCCTGCGGAGCCACGACGGCGACCTCACCCTCGTCTGCACCCAGCACCGCATCCTCAAGGTCTTCGAGATCACGGGGCTGACCAAGGTCTTCGCCATCCACGAGTCCGTCGACGCCGCAGTCGCGGCGTAG
- a CDS encoding ATP-binding protein produces MSLLDESEGAIELEIPARPEYVGLARLVVSSLASSRRALEDDRIDDLKLAVSEACTNAIEAHADHDVDERVVVRWRESGDQLEVQVEDRGRGFDPETLPEHPPVTDPDRLNFERGLGIPLIRTLVDEVEFDPSESGTAVRMVMFCGPADLEPADIDLWEDEEPA; encoded by the coding sequence ATGAGCCTGCTCGACGAATCCGAAGGGGCGATCGAGCTCGAGATCCCCGCTCGCCCCGAGTACGTGGGGCTGGCCCGTCTCGTCGTCTCGTCGCTGGCGTCGAGCCGTCGCGCGCTCGAAGACGATCGCATCGACGATCTCAAGCTGGCCGTCTCCGAGGCGTGCACCAACGCCATCGAGGCCCATGCCGACCACGACGTCGACGAGCGGGTGGTGGTGCGCTGGCGCGAGTCCGGTGACCAACTCGAGGTCCAGGTCGAGGACCGGGGCCGCGGCTTCGACCCCGAGACCCTGCCCGAGCACCCCCCGGTCACCGACCCCGACCGGCTCAACTTCGAGCGCGGCCTGGGCATCCCCTTGATCCGCACCCTGGTCGACGAGGTGGAGTTCGACCCCTCGGAGTCGGGCACCGCTGTCCGCATGGTGATGTTCTGCGGCCCCGCCGACTTGGAGCCGGCCGACATCGACCTGTGGGAGGACGAGGAGCCCGCCTAG